Part of the Anopheles gambiae chromosome 3, idAnoGambNW_F1_1, whole genome shotgun sequence genome is shown below.
CCTATACAACCGTATACAGGAGGATGATGGGTGTTTTTCTACCTGGGAGGAATACGCCCGCTCGAAGACGGTGGGACACCTACCTACCCCAACTAGTACCGTGTTTTTATAGAAATTTTACTCCAGTACAGTAACCACCCGTGTCACCAATCGCTAGAAAGgcaaagtagaagaaaaaagggcaaaatgCATCTCTCTCTATATATTGAAACTAACCAACAGACTGGAGTTTTCTCAGACGCTTCCATTCGTTTTTAAAACCTACACGTATACTGAAGGATGGGGATTGAAAGAAGGGAATTGCTAAAGTGTTGCTACCACGCTTTCCTATCCATTTATCAGAAAGCAGGAATCTCATTAGCCAACCAaaaactcaacaaaaaaaaagtaaaccaaatatttagaaaaacgtacgaaacaaaaacaatacttcttcttccaccagaacaaaccaaaaacaaaggaGCAAACTAAACATCAATACTACAAGAAATGGGTAAAGCAACACAGGACAAATAAGGTAACCATAACCACCACCACTTGCTCTCGGTTCAAAGGTGTAGTAGGCCAACAATTAGACTTTATATAGCTGCTGACTGTCGTCGGTGTTGTACAAGTATATTAGGGAAAGAAAGCGCgtggaaaagcaaaaatcaaTGTTACTACTATATTATATTTACCACACTActgacacactcacacatacatacaccaCACCCAACAAATCCGCCCGTTGGTTCCAGTGGCCGATGGGGCGCGATGTCACGCTCGTCCCCCTACCAGCAGCGTGTGTGGGGTGATGTTAGCCAGGGCCCGGGGTGGTTTTTCCGACCGGTTTCTTCCCTACTGGCTAGCCAACACGCTAGCGATCGATTGTTGCGGAATGGCTCGAATCGCGGACGGCAGCGGCGCCGGGTGGGTAATATGTAAgcgtgcaacaaaaaaaaaaactaataaacaGTGGACTATTTAAATGTGTCGTGTAAAAACTGCCCGTGCCCTACTTGTATAAAAAAGTATCCGaaacttcttttttgtgtttttaaagGTTGCTTATATTAAACGCCACTCAATCCTCCTCCGCACTACCTACAAACGGACTTACGGCCATCCCGCTAGGCTGCCACCCTCCCTTACCACGCATTCAGCCACTTGAGCCGAGAATCTTTTCGTAACGTTTCCCCGTCTATACGATCTTTGGCGTGACGAAGCTGCTCCGCAGCGGACAGCTTCGTGTTGGTCACCTCCGCTGCCTCTAGCTTGCGTATCACGACACACTCGCCATCCTCCTTTAGGAACGTTCGCTCGATGTCAGCCTCCGTCGGTTCGCCGTACCGGTACGTGATCGGAAGTATCTCCACCAAATGCTTCACCTTCCACAGGCGGGCATTATTTTCCGGGATGTTCTTTACCACGGCGACCGCATTTTTCTACAAACACAAGGTTAACGAGAATAAGGCGTCTGTTTCGGGGTTAGCATCGGTTAGTTGCGTTACCTCATACAGTCCCAAGCCGCGCAGTATCCGCTTTTCCCAGTACGGCAGCCCTTTGATTGGTTTCATACGACGAACGCTGAACAGTTTCGAAGGTTCTCCATTCAGCGCAGGTAGTTCACGGTTGTTGTCCCTAAAAGCAAAGCCCAGTCGTATGATATGATGATCGACTCGTTTGCCTCGCTTCGGGTATGCTACAGTGATGTAAACACCACACGTGCTCCTGGTACACGAAACCTTACCGTGGGTAGTAATAAATCTGGTCCTTCAGGATGCCATCTTTGTAGAGGAACTTTTTGTTCGGTTTGCCGTAGTGTCGGACTGAAACCAGGGCTTTCAGCTGCTGTCCCAGCAGGGTGGACGACGATTGGAACACTTTCAGCATCTTGCGGTAAAGCCACCCGGCAGCAGCTTGAGAATGGTTTACTTTACATAACAACACTGTGCGCTGCCGCTTGCTGCGATTCGAGCGTGTGTCTTTTGTGTCACTTCGGGGAAAGACAGTTTGACAGCTTCGCATGCTTCGAAACGAACGGGCCggaggaaaggaaaggaaaggtaGGGAATGGTTTGTTGAATGCGGGAAAGAATTTCACTATTTCCTGAATGGATTCTTTAATGCAGCGTAATAAATGTATGATTTTAGACAAGCAAATGATGCATATTTGATTAGAACACCTTACGGCAGGGGTCAGCAAAGACTGGCGGCGATGCGCAAGAACCGTCGAGATTgtaaaaagctcaaaaaatgCAAAGAATTTCTGCGTGATCCAAAAGGGAAACGAATCTTAGTCGGCTAAGAATGAGCTAAAAATACAGTCTATGATGATTAAaactcgatcccttggtacagtcgtcaactagaacgacttaacaacatgcccgtcctgAGTTCAAGCCTGAATTGGACCGTCCCATCGTAgaaaggattgactatccagCTGTGTCGTAATGAAATAAGTCACGAAATCCTGAATagaccggcatgtccgcgtaggacgttatgcGAGATACAAAAAGAACGATTAAAACTAACTGAATGTGAATTGTGAAAATTAATCTACTTACGTGCTTTCTCATTTTAACTAGAACTGCTAGGGACTTTAGTCTTgccaaataataattatttctgAAAAGTCCTCTTTGTTTCGGCAGTCAAAATACCTTGTATCGGTGGATGATTCAAACggaataaaatattattcactTAAGAAATTGGGACTCAATTTAAAGAACCAAACAGAATATACATCGACGAAGAAGAAACAACTGTCGCTAAATTAGCTTTTGATACTAACATGACAAGTTTTTCTAGTCctacattttacattttattttctttcggAAAACTTTTTGATTAATTTCCAGGTCCAggaatttaaaagaaaaaataaaaaaatgtttctaaATAAATCATTGAAACATTTGGCCAGTAATAAGAGATGCAATTGCTTCAGAACCGCGCTCATTTCCCTTGAAAGTTATTCACCCCTGAAGCTAATGACTCCACCATGCCGGTGTATCAAGCCGGTTGTCAAATATCacgaaataaacaaaccaCAACCCAATGCCGGCTCGCGAAGAAAATGATTTCACGGAATTGTGTGGTCATTGAAACATCTGAGAGGATTCAGTGTTATCCTGTCGTGAAAATATGTCTATTGAACGTATTAACCATTATCTAACCACAGACCATCACTTGCAGTGATAGCTTTTCAGGTTAGATCACTGGGCTAAACTCTACTAGATACTTTTTGTTTAATGAATTGTTACCCCTTTCGGGGTTTGCAAAAATTGCCATAGCGGACGGTATTTCACGTCCCCAAGGCGGGGTATTGGTATTAGTTTTCAACTAGCAATAATCGCACCTCGGTTGTACCTCATTGGTTACGATATCGCCACTGCGCAAAGCTAACCCAACACTGCCCTTCCCGACCGTCCTCATCTAACGCTGACGTGCTGCTCTAGCGATACATAACACACCACACTTCTAACGCAGCTTGCCCTGATCTGCACGCACACCCATACAATCGCATCTCCAACCGCTGCACGCGGTACCGTTCGGGCCGAAGGGATGACTTGTGCCGCTCGCCAAGGCGCGTCCGGTAGAAACCTGTTTGTTGTACCCCTGCTGTTCGCCCAAATTCTGCATTTGCAAACCAAGGGGTGGATGCATTTTCCTTGCACTTTTGCACCCTTGCATGATGGGCGATTTACCCTTTTTCTATGGTCCTGCTTCAAGGTTGAATAAATCTGCATGTCCTTCAGCATTagggaaaatgggaaacgaTTATTTTGCAGCGGTCAGTCAATTTGCTATTTTAAGGGATTAAAAATGCAACACCAAGCGGTTTGTTTTAAACTGCATACTTTTGAGGctgtaaaatattgtttacaaTATTATATTAAATTATCAGAAAAAACGGCTAAACATGTGCCGTAATAATGGAATATATTATGcaaaaaagtttaattattaatataaattttttttagaTAATTATTTACAAATAGTACTAATTGTTATCATGTGTACGCTGTACAAAGATAATATTAGAAATGATAGAACAAATCGAAGTTGAAAACAAGGATGCTGATCGTACAGGCGTCGCTGCTGGATGGTTTGCAAGAACATTTGTACGGTTCTTTCTGTAAGTCAGGTAAAAATGCAAACGGAACCCCTATTTTTCCAAGGATATTCGGTGCTTTCGTTTTATTGTACCGACCGAACCGTCGTCCAGGTAAGAAGCAAATGTAAAGGTGAATATACaaaaaagcccttaaaatgatTCAACGCATCCGTTCCCCGCTTATTTGATGCGTACAACGTCCAGCAACCGTTGGGACAAGGCCGCCGAATCCATCACCATACCGACCGAACCGCTGGACCGTGCGGAAGAAACACACCTTTGCTGATGCTGCAGCACCGAACCGGGCCGGGTGTTGCTGGCCGAAACCGTCACCACCGTTCCCGAACTGCCGCCACCACCCGGCCCAATCGTGTGCTTGACCATGTCGCGCAGTGCGGCCGTCGTTTTGGCCCGATTCTTCAGCTGATCGAAGATGCGCTTTTTGCTGTCTTTGAACTTCTGGAACCGACTCTCCCGTACCAGGATACGTTCCTTCAGCAGCGACAGCTTGTACCGCTCCTGCTCGAGCGTTTGCTTCAGATTGTGGGCATGCATCTTCCGCTCGAGCTGATTGTCAATCTTCAGCCGGCGCCGGTACACGTCCATCACTCGGCGCCGCAATCCTTCCGCACGGTTGGCACGCTCCTCCAGCGTTTCCACCAGCGACTGCCGCCAAATGTCCCTATCGAGCACCTTCTCCTCCTGATTAACCGTAGCGTCCTCGAGGCGCTTCAGCTCCCGGCTGCGACGTTCGCACTCCCGGATGCCCTTCTTGATCTCGATGTTCTTCAGCAGACTTGCCGACCGAAGGTCCTTCTCGTTGATTTCGTTCTGTATCTTTtctatctgctgctgctcgagccgGGCCAACCGTTGCTTTCGATTGCGCACCTCGATCATCTCGATGGTGCGCTTCTGCCGGATGGCTTTCCGATAGTTGCGCTCCTGCTGATCGAGCAATGATTTGCGGAACACTTTTTCCTGCTCCCAGCACTGCTTGGCCAGGACGGCCTCCTCTAGCTGCTCGAGCTCCTTGATGCGCTTCAGCACCATGCAGTGCAGGATGCGTCGATCGTGATCGGTTAGATCGGCACGGCCCGCGATCGGATCGGCGGATGATGGAGTGGCCGCCTCCGATTGGAGCGAGATTGCGTGCAACCGTCGACAGATGGTGTGGTAGTCGGTGGACATTGCGGAATCGGTACCGGTAGTGTTATCGAGCGAATCCGCCCGACCACGCTGAGAAGCGGAACGCGGTCGTCGGACACCAGACCCACCGGCCGAAGATGggttcttttttccttcgccaCTCGCCACTCCATTGCGAGACCGCTGCTCAGGCCGGCTTTTGTACGACGAAAGATCGCTCGTTGAAAGGCATCTTGTggtgattttattttcaagcaaggcCCCCTTCCTATCAATGTCCGGTTCCGAGGACACTTTTGTCGAGGACGCGCTGGACGCAGCGGTTCGGTTTCGTCGAGTTTTGGCACACGATGCTCGAGCCTTTCGTGGAACTTCAGTCGAGCTTTCCGACCCTGCACCCGTCATGCAGCTAGTGCTACCGAACGGTGTTCCGTCGGTATTATCGTCCGTGCCTTCCCGCCGGTTGCCAtggtgatggcgatgatgatggtgatgatggggAGCCACATGGTTGTGCTGCAACCGGTGGTGCACGTTGTAATTGATGTGCAAATTGTAATTGTAGCAACAGTTGTAACTGAAAAGGGATGAATTGTCGCTACTGCCAGCACCACCAACCGGGGCGCTACAGCAATTTCGAGCGTGCCTATGGTAACCGATACCGTCACCACAACTGCTGCTACCCGGTACTGCCACCGATGTATCGGATTGCTCCGAAGCGGGTCGGGCCGGACTCTCGGATTCAAGCGAGTGCACATCGTAATCTACCCGATTGCTATTACAATCGATCTTCGATGAGCGGAATTTGCGTTTCAGCTTACTTTTCAGCTTCCACATGCCACAGGGAAAGAGAGTTTTAATCGCAAAAAATGCCGACCGTTTCACTTGCACTTTCGAAACGTGTGCGCCCAACTAACGATAACAATAACATGAACGTTCCAGACTACTGCTGGAGGGCACCCGGGCTGAATGTTTTTCGTTTATCGACCTAACGTTGGCAAACATGACGCTCCTTTAGACAAAAGCCCCATTCCTTGCCATGGCAACCCGGGTGAGGTAAAGGTGGTAAAGGGTTGCTAGTGACTACCTATGACGACGGTATTTCTGTAAAGAGTTTTCTATCGTTATTCCGTAAATGGAATTGGCTGGGGGGTGTAGATACATGTGTGGAAATAATTAGACAATTACATTGCAGAAATTGAATGTTTACAAATAGATGCGAGGGGAATTGTGATGGAATTTGTAATACAAAACGGAAATAACGATAAAGCGAACAATTGTCTGCTATGGCAAGTCAGTCATTTCCATTGGATACTTTCAACTGGCACAGCTCAAACGAAATTTTGGGGTCAGTACTGGACCAGACGTTATTTTGACTGATAAATTTAGAACCATCATTGATATCTGATAAAACATACTATGTAGATGAAGCGTTAACAATAattcaataataaaatattattttctttcgcttATGAAATTAAGTAACATAAAAATCCAGATATGTGCCCTTTTAACGTAAAAAACGTTTAAAtactttgttttctttttattccgTGTAATTTGCTACATTCCTTGTCGATGGTAACTCTACCAGGAATAAGCAAATGTACACGGAGAAAAGGGGCTTGTTGTTTGGTTACTATACTTGGATGTTAGTGCAAGTAACCGAACGTTTTATACACGGTAACACTCACTACTTCCATTGATGGTGGGTGAAGTAACGAACGTTACCATGCGGTCGAGCCACcagtgacagagagagaacCCGATCACACGATGCTGTTGCTCGGGAGCTTTTGGTACTGCAGTAGCTTATGGGTCGGCAATCGTCACCTCAACCTCTACACCAGGTTCCATGTTAATCGAGGTGATTTGTTTCACGATTTCCGATGGCGAGTGCAGATCGATGATACGCTTGTGGATGCGCATCTGGAAAAAAGCAGTAAAGAAGGATCGATTGTTTAGTACAAACAATAGCGAGCAGCAATGCACCTGCGGCAGTGCGAAGCGAGGAAATGTCCGAGACCAATGGAGACTTGAAAAATTATGAACCATTGATCAAGCACTATGACGTAGGACGATTTTATCTTGGCCGGTTTTTCGAAAGTGCGGTTACCAGTGACTACGAGAGCCCCAAAACGGACACTTTGGTTTTAAACTTGCCGTACCCGGGGAGGGCGATATATGCAGATTGTGCAAACTGAACGTACCTGGAAACGATCCCACGTCTTGGAACCCTCACCGCAAGGAGTCTTACGGGTGGTGATGCGAAGGATCTTGGTCGGCATGCGAACTGGACCCTGAAGGAAGTGGCGAAAAAAGTAGCGAATTAGTTTTGTCTGTTTACACATCCacaacaaagaagaaaagtgCAACAGAAACACTTACCTTCACACGCAGCTTCTGCTTCTTGGCTCCGGCAATCAGATCGGCACACACCTTCTCCAGGCTGCGAACATTCCGGGAGGTCAGCGTGATACGGATGCGGTGCACGGTCGCGGTCTCAACGACCGGCTTCTCAATGTCCTTGGTAGCTACGGCAGCCTAAGAAAATAAggaaaaatcagtaaaataatcACTCCTGAATCTGTGACACGTGTAGCTAAAAAACACAGCCAGTCCCGCGCGCGGATACCCGCAGAAACCTAACCTAGCTTATGCCATCACGATTGTTTTTAACAAAAGTGGCCTCATTCAGCGGATTTACCCCCATTATCAATCGTTTTAATCGCAGCATAGGGTGTAATATTTACCATATTTATCTTCGATTGAAGAGAAGAGTTTTCTGGTCGAGATAATCAACAAAAGATTGACCAGCGCTGAACCAGTCCAAACCTCTCTGTTGTACAACTTTTGACGAAATGGACGAGTGGAGGTGAGCGCTTCAACGTCATCTGTCATTAGCTggctagaaaaaaaataccggTTGGGAATATTGTCTGTTCGGAGAATATCGTACTTGAATCATGCAAAGGGTAAAGGCAAATAAACTGAAAAAAGATATACGTAGGGTGCAAATCGAAGGTAATTCAAGTCAACCATCGGTTATATCCTTAAATCGCATTCTCAACTATGCGTTTTTGGAGGAATGTGTTCTGTAATTTATTTACGTTTATCCGTAAAACCTATGGGAGTTTTTAGCattgaaaaaacaacacaatttttgacattaattttcaaaaacatcGAGAGTACTGATTGATTAGAAACAAAGTGAAAACGGTTGTAAGCATAAAATCAACGTTCTGCTCAGCCCTGCACGCTGCATGACAGTTGACAGTTGCGGCGAAGCGCGTTGCGAACTTCCGGGCCAGAAGGGTAACAACTGTCAATGCCGAACTCCTCTCGCTCTTTTTCCGGGCATCTTTGATGTGCTAGTGGACACATTTCGTTGTGAACCCAAATAAAAATCGCTGTAAGTGTTGCTGAAAATGTGCCAATTCCCTCGATTTGCCGCTCAACCGATAGACGAATGGTGGCCACACGCGACGAGTGTCGATTGCCGATGGCTTGTGGAAGCTTTTATTGGAGAAATGCGTCGATTTGTGAAACCGTGTACCGAATGCGATTCGCCGTTCCCGGTGGTTGATGTTGTCAGAAGCGGGAGGGAAGAATGTTGATGACATGACACCCCGGTGTGGCCGTGGACAGGGCGTATATCGTGTTGCATGCGCTATCGAAGATGGAATTGGCCAGAGCCAGGTTATTGTTGTTGAACGTAGTAAACAAGTATTAATGTGATGGTTTTCTCTTACCCCCCCTCTTCCTTTTTAGATGGTGTTCGGTTCCAAGGTGATCAAAGCCGGCAACGGCGAACCCGATGCGTTCGAGACGCAGATCGGCCAGGCCATCCTGGAGCTGGAGATGAACTCGGATCTGAAGCCGCAGCTGCGTGATCTGTACATCACCCGCGCGCGTGAGGTCGAGTTCAACAACAAGAAGGTAGGCGCGCGCGCACCGGACACGGGAAGAGAATCGAACTCTGGTGGCtgatttgtgtgttgtgtttgggtTTGCATTTTAGGCGATCATCATCTACGTGCCGGTGCCGAAACAGAAGGCCTTCCAGAAGGTACAGACCCGTCTGGTGCGCGAGTTGGAGAAGAAGTTCTCCGGCAAGCACGTCGTGTTCATTGCCGAGCGCCGCATTCTGCCCAAACCGATGCGTGGACGCCGCGACCCCAACAAGCAGAAGAGACCGCGTTCCCGAACGCTCACCGCCGTGTACGATGCCATCCTGGAGGATCTGGTATTCCCGGCGGAGGTGGTCGGCAAGCGTATCCGCGTCAAGCTCGACGGATCCCAGCTGATCAAGGTGCACCTGGATAAGAACCAGCAGACCACCATCGAACACAAAGTGAGTAGCTGTTAGAAGCGGGGGAATGGTGTTGCATGTTAAAGCTTGAATATCCCTCTGTATTCAGTGACTCAATTCCATTCGAGTTGATTATTTCGTATCCTTCGATGTTGTGTATtaatgttgtgtgtttgttatttttcttgcAGGTTGACACTTTCGCGTCGGTGTACAAGAAGCTGACTGGCCGTGACGTTACGTTCGAATTCCCAGAGAACTACCTGTAAAATATAAGGGTTGCGTGCTAGTGGATAGCCGAAGTttgcagcagctacagcactTGATTATTGGAGTGTTTGTGCTACTGGAATGTGAAAGATCGGAGAAATCGGGGTGGACGCAGAAAAGCCGTTAAAAATatccaacaaataaaaacctgTATGGATAGGAAAACTTAACCTCCTCACTTCATGAAGAGATGATTTGAAACCGAAACGTGATTTATAGCTCTAACGGGAATGAATCCATTTTCATTCGTGTCGTTTCCGTTCCGTGTTGGTGGTGAGAAAAGGTGCAAATGTTCCAAAGGAAGCCGGTTAAATTAATTCAGTGTGGATTTCAGAACATGCAGTGAAAGGTCAATCAGCAAATCAGTTTTTCATCACTAGCCAAGGGGTTGTCAGTGATCTTCCACTGTTACTTTTTGCTTGTATGGAACGATCGGATCAATTTCGTTCAGCTTTCTGTTCTATTTGGCAATACCCGTTCCTAGCAGCTTAATTCAAAGTAAATCAACGGCCAAAAGGATCTAAATCGGCCATTTAGAGAGAATTGAATGTAATGGTCAGCCAATGAAGCATCGATGCTCAACATAGCTTGGCCAGGTTTGGGAAGATTTCACATGGAAAAGGCCAAAAAGCTATATAAATACGGTACATTTATCGGATGGTTCTGAGTGAAGTGACTCGGTATGCAACAAAACTGTTGTGTGGTAGCTTGTTAGTATGTAAAATAACTTCCATATTGTTATCCGTCTTTCAAGTCAATCTTTATGAATCCATCGATCGTGATATGAACTTAATGAGGACAAATTGCCTAAGTTTCCAGTTTCCTAAAAGATTCAAAGTACAAACCCATGCTTCTGGTGGGTACCTTTTGAGATGAGAGCTTCCCATCGGCTTCGCAGACAAATTTCCGTTGATGATCAGCTAACCTGGTAAGCTTGGCTGGGATGTGAAATAGCTCATTCGGTTGTACAGTTGTATCATGGGTTTCCTTTTATATGCGATTTTAAATCATATCAACCGTTGTTGTTACTTCATcttctgtgtttgtttcaaaatccAGTCAATTTCATATGCTCAGGCTTTTTTCGAATCCTACAAACATGATcgggtagttttttttaatgaacagatttttttttcatagtttCGGTCTCTTTAAAGTGATCATGAAGTTTAATTTAAGAACTTTTGTAGATTATATTTGATTCATTGATCCTCATACGAATTTGTTGAGCTTCAGGCCAACGGCGTTTTGCAACgagctatttttaaaatatcccCCGAACGTGAGTGGTGCCGCCACCTAATAGAGAATAGCATAAACATTTCTGTTGTGTTGCAGTAAACTCATTAAACTAAAAATTacaattgaaacatttttttagcgCCTATATAGTAAATCAAAGCATTTAAATgatattaaaacaattataatCATCTAAAAGCGTCCAAAAAGCATACTTTCGATGTTCGAAAACAGCTGTCATCGCTTCGGCTCCCAATTCGACCAGCTTCGGCTTTCAAGGCGCAGAGACTGACATTTActgcgaagaaaaaaaatcttcaaaacaaggaaagaaaaaccagaaggacgacgacgaagcAGGGACAGAACAGAAAGAAAAGCCCAGCACAGTGCGCTCGACCGATGGGGGAAGGGGGACGGCAGCTTTTCCTGACTGCGTTTGAGTGAAAATTCTGCGTGAAACGAGTGAGAACGGAAAGCAAAACTAGCCCGTCGCCGTCAATTCGCCTACTTTGGcggcatttgttttgtttcgaagCGCAGGCAAACCGTTAAATCTCGTCTCGTCCatcaaacaacacatttgctgCTGGGGTTTGCCGTTTGCTAGTTTATTTACCTTTTCACAAAAACTTTGTCCCCTGCACTACCTGTCCGTGGGGTAGGGTGCTGATGCGTTCAGTACGTGGTTAGCACTGTATCCAACGGGAAATTTGGGCAAGAAAGTCCCTTGTGCGGTATGCCATGCTGTCGAGTGATGTGTTTCGCGTGAAAAAGCCGTGTCGTATTCCGCCGTGTCTCTGAGTCTGCCGAGTGTTTaagtgtttggttttgtcGGTGGGTGGGTTGGGTGGTGCAGGTGGAAAGGCGTTCTGCTTTGTGTCGTCCTTCACGCAGCGTTTTCCTTACTTGGCGATACGCAGCCCGTCCGGAGGGTATGGAgaaaaaggttgaaaatgaATCTGTTGCAACAATACCAAGGTAAATGCAATGCAGCATCAACGAAAAATGTGCAacgcaaataaacaaatgtttttttttttcgattcctTCCCTTCACAGCACGACCTCGACGGGGACGGTGGAAGCAATGAAACAGGTGGAAACGCAAGCGCCACAACAGATACTGTCACAGACACCGATGCAGGAAAACCCCGCCGGCACAAATGGTACCAAAGAACCGCAGAGAAAGTGTCTGATGTGTTTGCTACCCTTCGACGAGCTCAGCTCGATCGGGACGGCATCGGCGGAAGAACTGAAACGGATAGTGGACAACATTTACAAGATTGCCAAAATCGAGGTGAGAGACTCGAAAGATGCTCCGCTTCTGCCCTTATTGTGACGCACCGTGTCTCTCATTCCCATATGTTGTAGGTAAAACCGGTCGATGGAAAGATTGAACCACTATGCAACGGGTGCCGGGCGAAGCTGGGGTACGATTACGACGAGGACGCCTACTTCGATATGCTAAGCCAGATGTACAACAGCGAGGCAGTGAGCAAACCGCCCACGATCACGATGCACAACGGCATACCGGTCCACGTGGCGGTTCCGTGCGATGCCAGCCCCGACTCGCCCCTGTCTGGGCCGGGCGGGCACTACATCGACGCGGCCTGCGGTACGTTCGTCGTGACGGAGCTGGGCGTGGAGGCACTGAACGCGGACAAGGACGAGCTGGTGTGTGCGATCTGCTCGAAAGCGTTCAACTTCAAGTCCACGCTGCGGTTGCACATCCGCAGCCACCATCAGACCGCACCCCGGGACACGATCGAGCTGCCGAAGCATCCGCGCAAACCGCGCACGTACGAGTGCACCGAGTGTAACCTTAGCTTCAAGCTAAAGTACGACTTTGACAAGCACGTCGGCACGCACAAGAAGCCGAGCATGCACCAGTGTGAAGGGTGCTTCAAGCTGTTCAAGCACAAATCCTACTATCTGATGCACCGGAACCTGAAGCGCTGCAAGGCACAGTTCTCGATCGACCTAACGAACCCGCTCGACCCGTTCCTGATGGCGGACGGGCAGGAGGCGAGCGTAGGGCTCGATGTACCATTGCCGATTGCGCCATCGACCGGTCGGCGAAAGAACGGCACGGCAAAGGAGCGtaacggtggtggcggtgccgGTTCGCTCGGTTCGGTTCCTGCATTTCCGCTACAGTGCACCCCGGAATTGGGAACGCTCACTGACTGTGGTATAAGGAATGCCAGCTAAAGGGAAGCGTCtggctattttttgtttcgttttacaTACACCCGTAAGTACTTGCCGCGCATGCTACTGCTACGAGGTATGGAATGACGAGGTTCCTAGGGGTGGTGTACTAAACTAACGTAGCTCGTTTAAGTGTACATATTACAACAAGCAAATTGGTGATGTGTGATTGCTTGCCGACTATTTCCGTACCGTATTCCTGTTACCGGGAATGTCACAAAGAAACCCGGTTCCTAAAGATTGGTTTGCCATTCGTTCAAGTCATGCAATTGAAAACTACCCAAAGATTTGAAACTTTTTTGTTAGTCAGCTTTCAGAGGCCATAGGCATGCGATTGCCTAATTTTAACCAAACTTAAGGTGGTGTGCATCATGTTGCAATGCCataatcgtttttttgttataattttattgttttttatatGCCCTTGTTTatattccgtttttttgttttatttttaatgttttatttatttattaatttatttcgttCGCTCTATTATTATAGTC
Proteins encoded:
- the LOC1275318 gene encoding small ribosomal subunit protein uS10, with translation MAAVATKDIEKPVVETATVHRIRITLTSRNVRSLEKVCADLIAGAKKQKLRVKGPVRMPTKILRITTRKTPCGEGSKTWDRFQMRIHKRIIDLHSPSEIVKQITSINMEPGVEVEVTIADP
- the LOC5667989 gene encoding zinc finger protein 599, whose product is MEKKVENESVATIPSTTSTGTVEAMKQVETQAPQQILSQTPMQENPAGTNGTKEPQRKCLMCLLPFDELSSIGTASAEELKRIVDNIYKIAKIEVKPVDGKIEPLCNGCRAKLGYDYDEDAYFDMLSQMYNSEAVSKPPTITMHNGIPVHVAVPCDASPDSPLSGPGGHYIDAACGTFVVTELGVEALNADKDELVCAICSKAFNFKSTLRLHIRSHHQTAPRDTIELPKHPRKPRTYECTECNLSFKLKYDFDKHVGTHKKPSMHQCEGCFKLFKHKSYYLMHRNLKRCKAQFSIDLTNPLDPFLMADGQEASVGLDVPLPIAPSTGRRKNGTAKERNGGGGAGSLGSVPAFPLQCTPELGTLTDCGIRNAS
- the LOC133393678 gene encoding myotubularin-related protein DDB_G0290005 — its product is MWKLKSKLKRKFRSSKIDCNSNRVDYDVHSLESESPARPASEQSDTSVAVPGSSSCGDGIGYHRHARNCCSAPVGGAGSSDNSSLFSYNCCYNYNLHINYNVHHRLQHNHVAPHHHHHHRHHHGNRREGTDDNTDGTPFGSTSCMTGAGSESSTEVPRKARASCAKTRRNRTAASSASSTKVSSEPDIDRKGALLENKITTRCLSTSDLSSYKSRPEQRSRNGVASGEGKKNPSSAGGSGVRRPRSASQRGRADSLDNTTGTDSAMSTDYHTICRRLHAISLQSEAATPSSADPIAGRADLTDHDRRILHCMVLKRIKELEQLEEAVLAKQCWEQEKVFRKSLLDQQERNYRKAIRQKRTIEMIEVRNRKQRLARLEQQQIEKIQNEINEKDLRSASLLKNIEIKKGIRECERRSRELKRLEDATVNQEEKVLDRDIWRQSLVETLEERANRAEGLRRRVMDVYRRRLKIDNQLERKMHAHNLKQTLEQERYKLSLLKERILVRESRFQKFKDSKKRIFDQLKNRAKTTAALRDMVKHTIGPGGGGSSGTVVTVSASNTRPGSVLQHQQRCVSSARSSGSVGMVMDSAALSQRLLDVVRIK
- the LOC1275319 gene encoding small ribosomal subunit protein eS7 — its product is MVFGSKVIKAGNGEPDAFETQIGQAILELEMNSDLKPQLRDLYITRAREVEFNNKKAIIIYVPVPKQKAFQKVQTRLVRELEKKFSGKHVVFIAERRILPKPMRGRRDPNKQKRPRSRTLTAVYDAILEDLVFPAEVVGKRIRVKLDGSQLIKVHLDKNQQTTIEHKVDTFASVYKKLTGRDVTFEFPENYL
- the LOC1275317 gene encoding uncharacterized protein LOC1275317; translation: MRSCQTVFPRSDTKDTRSNRSKRQRTVLLCKVNHSQAAAGWLYRKMLKVFQSSSTLLGQQLKALVSVRHYGKPNKKFLYKDGILKDQIYYYPRDNNRELPALNGEPSKLFSVRRMKPIKGLPYWEKRILRGLGLYEKNAVAVVKNIPENNARLWKVKHLVEILPITYRYGEPTEADIERTFLKEDGECVVIRKLEAAEVTNTKLSAAEQLRHAKDRIDGETLRKDSRLKWLNAW